CCAGGAACATATATTTTTTCAAAACTTGCATTTTTTACTTTACTTACCATCATACAATTTGTTGTTCTTTTTGTACTATTCAAACTCTTTGGTGCTACATTCTCCATTCACTTTTGGCTACTTATTAAAGCAATTCTATTTATTGCTTTAATTAATACCCTTGTTGGATATCTTATTGGTCTTATTAGCGATAGTGAAGGGGTCGCGGTGCTTATCTCGCTTATATTCACACTTCCCTTACTCTTTTTATCAGGCATGTTTTATCCATTAGAACTTATGCCAAAATTTGTTCAATTTCTTGCACACATTATGCCTTTACAAGCTCAAATGCTCATGCTCAAAAAAGCGTTGCTTTTTGGAGGAGAAATCGCAAATAAATTATTTTTAATGCCGCTTGGATTATTCATTCTAAGTGTTTTGCTAATGAAAAAAAAGTAGATGCTAAAAAAGGAAAAGTTAGCTAGTAAAAACTTAAAAAAATAAAATAATTAATTAGAATATTTATTTTACTAAAATCGCATCAACGTACGTGTTTTGTCCTGGTCGGCTCGTAATTCTTGCTTTACCTTTTGCTGTTTCTACAATGCTTCCTTTGGTTAAGATGTTACGCCGTACAAAATGTCGGTTTGCAGGATTTTCTAAAATAGTTGTTATTGCAACCACTTCATGTTTTTTAGTTGCTGGATCAAATAAATTTACCTTATCTGCAGAAAGAAGCTTGTCCTTTGTATTGCCACCGACTGTTCGTTCTTGCTTAACTTTTAGTGGTGCAACTTTTGTTAGTGCTGGAAGTCGACCAAGTTGTCCTAAACGTTTTACTTGAACACGTTTATATCGTCCTCCAGTCGCTTTTCGTTTTGAACGTAATTGTAGTATTGCCATATAAGCTGCAAGAAACAAGGTTTAATTTATAAAGCTTTCTGGCTAAAGGACTCATCACAAAAATAACCTATTACCTTCCGCGAAGCATTGTTTTTGCAAAGTTTAAAAAGAATGAATCAATAACCAAGAGCAGTGCGCTTCAAAAGAAACAAAAAAATTCATTTACCTTCACTTTTTAAGGTCATATGCGTTATTTTGGCAACGCGTTTTGACTGGTAAGTCTTCGCTCAGCCCGTCTTAAACGTCGGATACCGTTCTTTAGAGCCTTTCTCGTTGATTGTTCTCCTATTTTAATCATCTCCTTAACATGTTTACTTCGAATATCAAAGAAACTATAAGATTGAATAGGGGGTTCTATAAGAATAAGATTGTGTTTTTTAGTAGCTTGCTGTAAAATTCGTTTCGTTAATGCATGAGTCATTATCCGTACGCTATTTTGCAACACGTGAAATGCACTAGATACACTAGTGATGGCCTGCCATCGCTCAGACACATCTACAACAATAATAACATCTAAACCCGGTGGCAAGAATTCTATAGGAATGGGTGAATAAAGTCCTCCGTCCGCATAGTATTGTGTACCAATTTTTTTAGGTGCGAATAGTCCTGGAACTGCAATACTTGCACCAAGTACTGGATGTAATTTTCCTCGATTAAACGCTCGTACTTTCCCATTGTTAATATTTGTCGCAATAACTGTTAATGGTATGTTAAGATCTTTAAATGAGTTTACTTCTAAAATATTTAGAATGTGTCGTATGAGCCTATCACCTTTCAAAAAACCTAATCCTTTTATGGTAAAATCTGCTAAAAGAAATGGATTTAAAGAAGTGAATTCTTCTTCAGCAACTAGAATTGATTTTCCTGAAGCAACACATGTTCCAATAAGTGAACCAACTGAACAACCAGTAATGGCTACAGGAATGATGCCATATTCCTCTAAAACTTTAACAGCGCCAAGTTCTCCAAAACCGTGACCTCCGCCACCACTAAGAACTAATCCTACTCGTTTACTTTTTATCCAATCTAAATCTGCTGTTGTTAAATCGTTTTTTCTCACCATCTCTACTCAACTTTAAATCTTCCCATATTTAAAATAATCGTCTAATTCATCTTTAGTAAGCTCAATAGTTTTTGAATAATCGGATGATTTTTTGTTCGTTGTTGAATTTGTTCGTGGTGGAGTATCTCCACGACCAAGATTTACCCGTACTGTTCGACGACCACTTCCAAATCCTTGTTGAGTAAATTTTTGAATAAACACCTTTTTTTTCTTTAGTAACCACCAGCCAAAAAGCAGTCCTACCGCCAACCCTCCAAGGTGAGCAACATGTGCAACACTGGATGCTGGGTTAAAAAGCCCGACAAAGTCTATTGTTGCAAATAAAATTCCTGCAGTTCTCATGCTCATTGGAATGACAAAAAAGAAGAGTACACGCAAGTTAGGCAACAACAATATAACTAGACCAAGTATACCCATTATAGCGCCACTTGCACCAACTGCTGCAGCATCAGGCGTTCCTATCACATAACTATAACCAATGTAGGCTAGTGCTGCAACGAGTCCAGCTAGAAAATATGCAAACCAAAATCTTTTTCTTCCAATTCTCGCTTCAATAAGCGGACCAAAAATCATAAGTGCATACATGTTAAAGAGTAAATGGCCAAAGCTGCCGTGAAGAAACATCGAAGTAAATATTCTCCATACTTCTCCTGCCACCACTTTGCTTGATATCAGCATAAGTAGTTTTTGAAAGCCAGGTATAAGTAATTGTAAAATGAAAAATACGATGTTTATCCCTAATAATACCAGCGTGGGACTTCTTGTTTTAATTACTTCTTGCTGACGTTTTACATTCATGGAATGTATAAGAAAGAGGTTCTTTTTAAGCTTTGTTGAGCTTTACTTCATTACTGTTCCTACTATTAAATAAAGAATATTTATAAATGATAGTGTTTTTCCCTACAACTATACCAAAGTAAAAATGATAAACAACCTACTGCAACTAAAAGCGAGAATACGTTTACAGAATATACGACAAATTTCTGCAAAAAAAACATTTGAACGTATGACTAACGCACACACAACAAGTGATTTAATTAATGCAGCTAAAAAATATCAACAATTTCATCAAAAAAATTCTTTAAGTGAAATTATTGCAAATTGGACCTTGTTAAAAAGTGTGTACGAATCGCCTGCTAATGAGCAAGAAATCTATCGATTAAGTAAAGAAAAAATTCACCATTTAAACCAAACAGATCTTGCATCAATTAACACATCTTATAACCAACTAACATATCAATTAAATAAATTATACATGGGTTCATTAAACAAGACGTTTGAGGATATTCTCTTAGTACAGGATCTGCCAAAAGGCAAGCACAACTTATAAATACTTCTTGCGGTTCACTGAACATACAAGCACGCCAGGTAAAGTCCAATGAACAATATAAGAAGTCCTATCGTTTCCGTTCTAGGTCATGTCGACCATGGCAAATCATCTGTTCTAGATGCAATTAGAGATACAAACATCCTTGCTTCAGAAGCCGGGGCAATCACGCAAGCAATCGGTGCATCTATTGTACCTTTAGAAACTATTCAAAAAAAATGTGGAACACTCCTTAAAAATATGGGTATTACTCTAACAATTCCAGGTTTACTTTTTATTGATACGCCAGGTCACGCGGCATTCACTTCTCTTCGAAAACGCGGAGGCAACCTTGCAGACATTGCAATTGTTGTAGTTGATATTAATGAAGGTTTTAAACCACAAACTATTGAAGCAATTGAAATTCTTCGTGCTGCAAAAACCCCTTTTATTATTGCAGCAAACAAGCTTGATCTTATTCCTCGTTTCCAATCACAAGATACTAGCAAACAAGTTCTTGGTCTCATCGGAACTCAAAATCCTGCTGTACAACAAGTTATCGATACCAAAATTTATGAGCTCGTCGGGCAAATTCATGAAAAATTTGGTATGCAGGCAGAACGTTTTGATAGAGTATCAGATTTCACCCAACAAATTTCTATTATTCCACTTTCTGCAAAGAAAAGTCTCGGACTTGCTGAACTTTTAATGGTTATTAGCGCGCTTGCACAAAAATTTCTTGAAAAAAATCTCTTGCTTGATGAAACAGGTAGAGCAAAAGGAACTGTGCTAGAGGTCAAAGAAGAACAAGGCCTTGGCACAACAATGGATGTTATTATATACAACGGCCAACTCAAAGTCAACGATATAGTAGTCATCGGAACACAAGACGGTCCCCTCGTAACACGCGTTAAAGCAATGTTTGAGCCAGAAGCACATAATGAAATGCGCGATAAAAAATCTTCCTTTCGATCAGTTAAAGAAGTCATCGCAGCAACAGGAGTAAAACTTAGTTGTCCCGAACATAAAGGTGTCATGTCAGGTATGCCACTTATGAGCGCAACATCACCTGATGAAATAAACACTGCAAAAGAATTTATTACTCAAGAAATAAATAATACTAATATCATTCTCGATAATGAAGGCATTATTATTAAAGCAGATAACATTGGCAGTCTTGAAGCATTAAGTGTCTTACTTGGAGAAAAAAATTTTAAAATTAGAAAAGCTAGTGTTGGCCCCATTAGTAAAAAAGACATCACAGATGCTGAAAGTAACTATGAAACTAACCCCTTAACAGCAGCAATTCTTGGTTTTAACATTCCACAAGTTAATGGTGGAAAATTTGTCAAAGTAATTACTAGCCCTGTCATTTATCATCTTATTGAACAATACGAAGAATGGTCTATTACAAAAGAAAAAGAAATTGCTGCAAAGAGTCTTGAAGGACTCATGCGTCCTTGTAAAATTCAAGTACTAGCTAATTGTATTTTTCGTCAATCGAACCCTTGCGTTGCAGGAGTAGAAATTAAAGAAGGGATTCTAAAAACAAATATGCCACTTATAAAAAATAGTGGTGAAAAAATATCTTTTGTTAAAGAAATGCAACTTGATAAAAAGAACGTAAAAGAAGCAGAAAAAGGAAAACAAGTTGCAGTATCCATTCCTAACATAACAGGTGGTCGTCAACTTAATGAAGAAGATGTTCTTTACAGCGATATCCCCCCTCCTGATTTTCGCAAACTTAAAAAACACAGTAAACTTTTAACTCCTGAAGAAATAGAATTGCTTAAAGAAATCGCTGAAATCAAACGTAAACAAGATCCATTCTGGGGAAAAT
This DNA window, taken from Candidatus Woesearchaeota archaeon, encodes the following:
- the infB gene encoding translation initiation factor IF-2: MNNIRSPIVSVLGHVDHGKSSVLDAIRDTNILASEAGAITQAIGASIVPLETIQKKCGTLLKNMGITLTIPGLLFIDTPGHAAFTSLRKRGGNLADIAIVVVDINEGFKPQTIEAIEILRAAKTPFIIAANKLDLIPRFQSQDTSKQVLGLIGTQNPAVQQVIDTKIYELVGQIHEKFGMQAERFDRVSDFTQQISIIPLSAKKSLGLAELLMVISALAQKFLEKNLLLDETGRAKGTVLEVKEEQGLGTTMDVIIYNGQLKVNDIVVIGTQDGPLVTRVKAMFEPEAHNEMRDKKSSFRSVKEVIAATGVKLSCPEHKGVMSGMPLMSATSPDEINTAKEFITQEINNTNIILDNEGIIIKADNIGSLEALSVLLGEKNFKIRKASVGPISKKDITDAESNYETNPLTAAILGFNIPQVNGGKFVKVITSPVIYHLIEQYEEWSITKEKEIAAKSLEGLMRPCKIQVLANCIFRQSNPCVAGVEIKEGILKTNMPLIKNSGEKISFVKEMQLDKKNVKEAEKGKQVAVSIPNITGGRQLNEEDVLYSDIPPPDFRKLKKHSKLLTPEEIELLKEIAEIKRKQDPFWGK
- a CDS encoding rhomboid family intramembrane serine protease — translated: MNVKRQQEVIKTRSPTLVLLGINIVFFILQLLIPGFQKLLMLISSKVVAGEVWRIFTSMFLHGSFGHLLFNMYALMIFGPLIEARIGRKRFWFAYFLAGLVAALAYIGYSYVIGTPDAAAVGASGAIMGILGLVILLLPNLRVLFFFVIPMSMRTAGILFATIDFVGLFNPASSVAHVAHLGGLAVGLLFGWWLLKKKKVFIQKFTQQGFGSGRRTVRVNLGRGDTPPRTNSTTNKKSSDYSKTIELTKDELDDYFKYGKI
- a CDS encoding 30S ribosomal protein S8e, giving the protein MAILQLRSKRKATGGRYKRVQVKRLGQLGRLPALTKVAPLKVKQERTVGGNTKDKLLSADKVNLFDPATKKHEVVAITTILENPANRHFVRRNILTKGSIVETAKGKARITSRPGQNTYVDAILVK
- a CDS encoding patatin-like phospholipase family protein; its protein translation is MVRKNDLTTADLDWIKSKRVGLVLSGGGGHGFGELGAVKVLEEYGIIPVAITGCSVGSLIGTCVASGKSILVAEEEFTSLNPFLLADFTIKGLGFLKGDRLIRHILNILEVNSFKDLNIPLTVIATNINNGKVRAFNRGKLHPVLGASIAVPGLFAPKKIGTQYYADGGLYSPIPIEFLPPGLDVIIVVDVSERWQAITSVSSAFHVLQNSVRIMTHALTKRILQQATKKHNLILIEPPIQSYSFFDIRSKHVKEMIKIGEQSTRKALKNGIRRLRRAERRLTSQNALPK